The proteins below are encoded in one region of Sphaerodactylus townsendi isolate TG3544 linkage group LG06, MPM_Stown_v2.3, whole genome shotgun sequence:
- the TNK2 gene encoding activated CDC42 kinase 1, translating to SLCLPEPSYDPVSEDDDPLSTSLKRLYLKKPGPARGLRLAKPSARVSGTKVAERLLLPRAKGSSVTGNEVTLIDFGEEPVPTTPSPVGGERCAPSLAKLAMEAFSLLDKTPPQSPTRALPRPLHPTPIVDWDARPLPPPPAYDDVAQDEDDFEVCSINSAEGLVGRPGGRSDWEEKGEINGAFLPDPAALPFEDNLFLPSKEVKQPSPAQTTELFQELQQECMKHLNVPLGATSGPSTPSPGEDKPQIPPRVPILPRPLGQNEFSRWSGEISPASGGEEDRPPQIPPRDPMSQPGSRTPSPMSLPGGSPQPRAGLCSPLSLGSYLSTSPGKLLMPTTQSFALDPKYATPKVIQAQGKESAKGPCILPIVKDGRKVSSTHYYLLPERPPYLDKYEKFLKEAKTPEEIPPPARVVTTATVRPMVQQQPDYKANFSSNNSNVTAKASCSLQKIICDGSGSDSSRPSEKIRLVQEMVHGVTTEECQAALQNHGWNVQKAIQYLKVEQLFCLGLKTRLECHKVLEMFDWNLEQASSHLLDPYSAFRFKR from the exons TCCCTTTGCCTTCCAGAGCCCTCCTACGACCCTGTCAGCGAGGACGACGACCCTCTTTCCACAAGCCTCAAGCGCCTTTACCTGAAGAAGCCGGGCCCGGCGCGAGGCCTGCGGCTCGCTAAACCCTCCGCCCGCGTCTCGGGCACCAAAGTGGCCgagaggctgctgctgccgcgGGCCAAGGGGAGCAGCGTGACGGGTAACGAGGTCACGCTGATCGACTTCGGGGAGGAGCCGGTCCCCACCACCCCCTCGCCCGTCGGGGGGGAGCGCTGCGCCCCGTCGCTGGCCAAGCTGGCCATGGAAGCGTTCTCTCTGTTGGACAAGACCCCCCCGCAGAGCCCCACGCGGGCCCTGCCCCGGCCCCTCCACCCGACCCCCATAGTGGACTGGGACGCCCGGCCTCTCCCGCCTCCCCCTGCTTACGACGACGTGGCCCAAGACGAGGACGATTTCGAGGTCTGCTCCATCAACAGCGCGGAAGGGCTGGTGGGACGTCCGGGCGGCCGTTCGgactgggaggagaagggggagatcaACGGCGCATTTCTGCCCGATCCCGCGGCGCTCCCGTTCGAGGACAATCTCTTCTTGCCGTCCAAGGAGGTCAAGCAACCCAGTCCTGCTCAAACCACCGAGCTCTTCCAGGAGTTGCAGCAGGAGTGCATGAAACACCTCAACGTGCCCTTGGGGGCCACGTCGGGCCCCTCGACGCCCAGTCCGGGGGAGGACAAGCCCCAGATCCCCCCTCGCGTGCCCATCCTGCCCCGGCCCCTGGGCCAGAACGAGTTCAGCCGCTGGTCCGGAGAAATTTCGCCGGCGTCTGGGGGAGAGGAGGACCGGCCGCCCCAGATCCCCCCGCGTGACCCCATGTCCCAGCCTGGCTCCCGGACGCCCAGCCCCATGTCTCTGCCAGGTGGCTCCCCCCAACCAAGAGCCGGTCTGTGTTCTCCGCTGTCCCTGGGGTCGTACCTGTCCACGTCTCCAGGAAAGCTCCTCATGCCCACCACCCAGAGCTTTGCCTTGGACCCCAAATACGCcacgcccaaggtcatccaagcCCAAGGCAAAGAGAGCGCAAAGGGGCCGTGCATCCTGCCGATCGTGAAGGACGGCCGGAAGGTCAGCAGCACCCATTATTACCTGCTCCCCGAGCGCCCGCCCTACCTGGACAAATATGAGAAGTTCCTCAAGGAGGCCAAGACCCCCGAGGAAATCCCGCCACCGGCCCGGGTGGTCACCACGGCGACCGTGCGGCCGATGGTCCAGCAACAGCCGGACTACAAAGCCAACTTCTCCTCCAACAACAGCAACGTCACGGCAAAAGCCTCCTGCAGCCTCCAGAAGATCATCTGCGACGGTTCCGGGTCGGACAGCTCGAGGCCCTCTGAGAAGATACGGCTG GTCCAGGAGATGGTGCATGGCGTCACCACGGAGGAGTGCCAGGCAGCATTGCAGAACCATGGCTGGAATGTTCAAAAGGCCATCCAGTACTTGAAG GTGGAGCAGCTCTTTTGCCTGGGCCTGAAGACCCGGCTGGAGTGTCACAAAGTCCTGGAGATGTTTGACTGGAACCTGGAGCAAGCCAGTTCCCACTTGCTGGACCCCTACAGCGCCTTCCGATTCAA GCGGTGA